Proteins encoded by one window of Glycine soja cultivar W05 chromosome 15, ASM419377v2, whole genome shotgun sequence:
- the LOC114386749 gene encoding zinc finger CCCH domain-containing protein 48-like isoform X1: MDTKFARRTERIGSTTCSYWRAGRCNRNPCRFLHIETPSPPAACGYGNTAYSYGKKPHSSSENTPKYGSKKALLGDNGDRGDTTRVAKAFKKSSPRICKYWINNNCVHGEQCLYLHSWFRGDGFSTVTKLHEHKKVITGIALPVGSDKLYSGSTDGTVRIWDCHTGQCAKVINLGAEVTSLISEGLWIFVGLQNAVKAWNIQTMSEFTLDGPKGRVRAMTVGNNTLFAAAEDGVIFAWRGSSKADSPFELVASLTGHTKAVVCLAVGCKMLYSGSMDQSIKVWDMDTLQCTMTLNDHTDVVTSLICWDQYLLSSSSDRTIKVWACIEAGSLEVIYTDTEENGVVSLFGMPDAEGKPILFSSCRDNSVHMYELPSFSERGRLFAKKDVALIELGPGDLFFTGDESGLLMVWKWLEVPKVASS, from the exons ATGGATACAAAGTTTGCACGAAGGACTGAGCGCATTGGTAGTACAACATGCTCTTATTGGAGAGCTGGAAGATGTAACAGAAATCCATGCAGATTTTTGCACATAGAGACACCATCTCCACCTGCTGCTTGTGGTTATGGCAATACTGCATATAGCTACGGAAAAAAGCCCCATTCCTCCTCTGAGAATACCCCGAAATATGGTTCAAAGAAAGCATTGCTTGGAGATAATGGAGATAGAGGAGATACGACAAGGGTTGCTAAGGCTTTCAAGAAATCATCACCAAGGATATGTAAATACTGGATCAACAACAATTGTGTACATGGTGAACAATGCCTGTATCTGCATTCATGGTTTCGTGGTGATGGGTTTTCCACTGTAACGAAACTTCATGAACATAAGAAG GTTATCACTGGCATCGCACTTCCTGTTGGATCCGACAAACTTTATTCTGGCAGCACTGATGGGACAGTTAGGATATGGGACTGTCATACTGGTCAATGTGCTAAAGTCATCAACCTTGGTGCTGAGGTTACCTCTTTGATCAGTGAGGGGTTATGGATTTTTGTTGGTCTGCAAAATGCTGTCAAG GCTTGGAATATCCAGACCATGTCAGAGTTTACTCTTGATGGACCCAAAGGCCGAGTCCGTGCCATGACTGTTGGCAACAATACACTCTTTGCTGCTGCAGAG gaTGGTGTCATTTTTGCTTGGAGAGGAAGTTCTAAAGCCGATTCTCCTTTTGAACTGGTTGCGTCACTCACTGGCCACACTAAAGCAGTGGTTTGTCTGGCAGTTGGATGCAAGATGCTGTACTCCGGGTCCATGGACCAAAGCATAAAG GTCTGGGACATGGATACATTACAGTGTACAATGACACTGAATGATCATACTGACGTAGTTACATCCCTTATCTGTTGGGATCAATATCTGTTGTCAAGTTCATCTGACCGCACAATTAAGGTCTGGGCTTGCATTGAAGCAGGTTCTTTGGAAGTGATATATACAGACACCGAAGAAAAT gGTGTTGTTTCACTTTTTGGGATGCCTGATGCAGAGGGAAAGCCAATATTATTTTCCTCGTGCAGAGACAATTCAGTTCACATGTATGAATTGCCTTC ATTTTCAGAGAGGGGACGTTTATTTGCCAAGAAAGATGTGGCATTAATTGAGTTAGGTCCTGGTGACCTCTTCTTCACTGGAGATGAGAGTGGTTTGCTGATGGTGTGGAAATGGTTGGAGGTACCCAAGGTGGCATCCTCTTGA
- the LOC114386749 gene encoding zinc finger CCCH domain-containing protein 48-like isoform X2: protein MDTKFARRTERIGSTTCSYWRAGRCNRNPCRFLHIETPSPPAACGYGNTAYSYGKKPHSSSENTPKYGSKKALLGDNGDRGDTTRVAKAFKKSSPRICKYWINNNCVHGEQCLYLHSWFRGDGFSTVTKLHEHKKVITGIALPVGSDKLYSGSTDGTVRIWDCHTGQCAKVINLGAEVTSLISEGLWIFVGLQNAVKAWNIQTMSEFTLDGPKGRVRAMTVGNNTLFAAAEDGVIFAWRGSSKADSPFELVASLTGHTKAVVCLAVGCKMLYSGSMDQSIKVWDMDTLQCTMTLNDHTDVVTSLICWDQYLLSSSSDRTIKVWACIEAGSLEVIYTDTEENGVVSLFGMPDAEGKPILFSSCRDNSVHIFSERGRLFAKKDVALIELGPGDLFFTGDESGLLMVWKWLEVPKVASS from the exons ATGGATACAAAGTTTGCACGAAGGACTGAGCGCATTGGTAGTACAACATGCTCTTATTGGAGAGCTGGAAGATGTAACAGAAATCCATGCAGATTTTTGCACATAGAGACACCATCTCCACCTGCTGCTTGTGGTTATGGCAATACTGCATATAGCTACGGAAAAAAGCCCCATTCCTCCTCTGAGAATACCCCGAAATATGGTTCAAAGAAAGCATTGCTTGGAGATAATGGAGATAGAGGAGATACGACAAGGGTTGCTAAGGCTTTCAAGAAATCATCACCAAGGATATGTAAATACTGGATCAACAACAATTGTGTACATGGTGAACAATGCCTGTATCTGCATTCATGGTTTCGTGGTGATGGGTTTTCCACTGTAACGAAACTTCATGAACATAAGAAG GTTATCACTGGCATCGCACTTCCTGTTGGATCCGACAAACTTTATTCTGGCAGCACTGATGGGACAGTTAGGATATGGGACTGTCATACTGGTCAATGTGCTAAAGTCATCAACCTTGGTGCTGAGGTTACCTCTTTGATCAGTGAGGGGTTATGGATTTTTGTTGGTCTGCAAAATGCTGTCAAG GCTTGGAATATCCAGACCATGTCAGAGTTTACTCTTGATGGACCCAAAGGCCGAGTCCGTGCCATGACTGTTGGCAACAATACACTCTTTGCTGCTGCAGAG gaTGGTGTCATTTTTGCTTGGAGAGGAAGTTCTAAAGCCGATTCTCCTTTTGAACTGGTTGCGTCACTCACTGGCCACACTAAAGCAGTGGTTTGTCTGGCAGTTGGATGCAAGATGCTGTACTCCGGGTCCATGGACCAAAGCATAAAG GTCTGGGACATGGATACATTACAGTGTACAATGACACTGAATGATCATACTGACGTAGTTACATCCCTTATCTGTTGGGATCAATATCTGTTGTCAAGTTCATCTGACCGCACAATTAAGGTCTGGGCTTGCATTGAAGCAGGTTCTTTGGAAGTGATATATACAGACACCGAAGAAAAT gGTGTTGTTTCACTTTTTGGGATGCCTGATGCAGAGGGAAAGCCAATATTATTTTCCTCGTGCAGAGACAATTCAGTTCACAT ATTTTCAGAGAGGGGACGTTTATTTGCCAAGAAAGATGTGGCATTAATTGAGTTAGGTCCTGGTGACCTCTTCTTCACTGGAGATGAGAGTGGTTTGCTGATGGTGTGGAAATGGTTGGAGGTACCCAAGGTGGCATCCTCTTGA